A stretch of the Methylacidiphilum caldifontis genome encodes the following:
- a CDS encoding FtsX-like permease family protein, whose amino-acid sequence MTRMKGFGLYKIFFNHSFRYFSQHPFLLILNIFCIALGIANFIAIQLINHSALESFRASIDLVGGKANLEIAAESAPFDEQILSKVVSDPDVLVATPILEQVCMLENHPGEYLDIVGVDFLTNRPVRSFELSSTVNNKEDIIDFLKDPQAVGLNKKLAQRLGIKRGDRLKLRTPEGIVELKVHSFLELESGAIGSDEHMAVMDISNAQELFHKVGQLSRISCLVSKKKDRMEFIRSLQEKLPPTVIVQTPEKRNMKIEKMLGSFQLNLTALSLISLFVGMFIIYNTVLVGVVRRRSEIALLRCLGLGSKSIIAACLGESLIVSIIGIVLGIPVGYVVASKLVGWVSSSLTSLYLLSSIEKIFISPYHLALAFIVGMAASGVASFFPSIEASKIVPVQAFSPATLEDKVHRFGPFWFLCVIGFILLALILSFLSLMGGLPVLSFGAALFLLLAFSFVSPFVCKIVVQLIKPKQVTFKLILSHFRRSIHRNALTISALLTALAMVISVSVMIKSFRYTVDGWLKQSVRADLFVTTAANLASGIHQVLSSAAEELIKSDSRIEAVDRYYEFRSEFRNSPIKISAICFSVAAGRNNLEFRTGKAEKLLREAVGSNRVFINESLSRKFKLKEKDIISLKTDKGRVDFEIFGIFKDYTTEFGLVLMDWQTMNKYWSQTGSNSLALYLKDSRQAEEIKKELDQKLQLLGDYIVYSNAQLRNEIFRIFDQTFSITQLLKITSLLISAAGIFFNLLILSSERNREIAILRSVGAPRQVVYALVLGESGLVGLISSLLGLIAGLALAVVLTYVINRSFFGWTIDWSTPWSTLLWLPLMVIFISLLASILPAFQLGKANISQNLRVE is encoded by the coding sequence ATGACCAGGATGAAAGGGTTTGGCCTTTACAAAATTTTTTTTAATCATAGTTTTCGGTATTTTTCTCAACATCCCTTTCTTTTGATTCTGAATATATTTTGTATTGCTTTAGGCATTGCCAACTTCATTGCCATCCAGCTCATTAATCATTCCGCTTTGGAATCATTTCGAGCTTCAATAGATCTCGTTGGAGGGAAAGCTAATTTGGAGATAGCTGCTGAGAGTGCCCCTTTTGATGAGCAGATATTATCAAAAGTAGTGAGCGATCCTGATGTCCTTGTTGCTACGCCAATTCTAGAGCAAGTATGCATGTTAGAGAATCATCCCGGTGAATATCTAGACATAGTAGGAGTGGATTTTCTAACCAATCGTCCTGTAAGAAGTTTTGAACTTTCATCCACGGTTAACAACAAAGAAGACATCATCGATTTTTTGAAAGACCCTCAGGCTGTAGGACTCAATAAAAAGCTTGCACAGCGGCTGGGAATAAAAAGGGGCGATCGGTTAAAACTACGCACTCCTGAAGGGATTGTGGAGTTAAAAGTACATTCTTTTTTGGAACTTGAATCAGGAGCCATAGGTTCTGATGAGCATATGGCGGTCATGGATATCAGCAATGCCCAAGAGCTGTTTCATAAGGTTGGTCAATTATCAAGAATTAGCTGTTTGGTAAGTAAGAAAAAAGATCGGATGGAGTTTATTCGATCTCTTCAAGAAAAATTGCCTCCCACAGTTATTGTCCAGACTCCTGAAAAAAGGAATATGAAGATAGAAAAAATGCTTGGATCTTTCCAGCTCAACTTAACAGCTCTCTCTTTGATATCTCTCTTTGTAGGGATGTTCATAATTTACAATACGGTGCTTGTGGGAGTCGTAAGGAGAAGATCAGAAATTGCCCTGCTGCGTTGTCTTGGCTTAGGATCTAAATCGATCATTGCAGCTTGTCTTGGAGAATCTTTGATTGTAAGTATCATAGGAATAGTTTTGGGTATACCCGTTGGTTATGTCGTTGCTTCTAAACTAGTTGGATGGGTTTCCTCAAGTCTGACTTCACTTTATCTGCTATCGAGTATAGAAAAGATTTTTATATCCCCTTATCATTTAGCTTTGGCTTTTATTGTCGGAATGGCTGCAAGTGGAGTAGCTTCTTTTTTCCCTTCGATAGAGGCATCCAAAATTGTTCCCGTCCAAGCTTTTAGCCCTGCAACCCTTGAAGATAAAGTCCATCGGTTTGGTCCTTTTTGGTTTCTCTGTGTAATCGGTTTTATACTCCTTGCCCTAATTTTGTCCTTTTTAAGTCTTATGGGAGGGTTGCCGGTCTTGAGTTTTGGAGCAGCTCTGTTTTTGCTCTTGGCTTTTTCGTTTGTTTCTCCCTTTGTTTGTAAGATCGTAGTTCAACTGATCAAACCTAAGCAGGTTACATTCAAATTAATTCTATCTCATTTTCGCCGTTCTATCCATCGCAATGCCTTGACGATATCGGCTCTTCTTACGGCTCTTGCTATGGTCATCAGTGTTTCGGTCATGATCAAAAGCTTTCGCTATACGGTAGATGGATGGTTGAAACAAAGCGTCAGGGCTGATCTGTTTGTAACGACTGCAGCCAATCTTGCCAGTGGAATTCATCAAGTGCTTTCTTCTGCAGCTGAAGAACTCATTAAATCCGATAGCAGGATTGAGGCTGTTGACCGCTATTACGAATTTCGATCGGAATTTAGGAATTCGCCAATAAAAATATCAGCGATTTGTTTTTCTGTTGCGGCTGGAAGAAATAACTTGGAGTTTAGAACAGGGAAAGCAGAAAAATTATTGAGAGAGGCGGTAGGATCAAATCGCGTTTTTATAAACGAAAGTCTTTCGAGAAAATTTAAACTTAAAGAAAAAGATATTATTTCTCTTAAAACAGATAAAGGGAGAGTTGATTTTGAAATTTTTGGAATTTTTAAGGATTATACCACTGAATTTGGATTGGTTTTAATGGATTGGCAAACCATGAACAAGTATTGGAGCCAGACGGGAAGCAACAGCCTTGCCCTTTATTTGAAAGATTCCAGGCAGGCTGAGGAGATTAAAAAAGAGCTTGATCAAAAACTCCAATTGCTAGGCGATTATATTGTTTATTCTAATGCTCAGTTAAGAAATGAGATATTCCGGATATTTGATCAAACTTTTTCTATTACTCAGTTATTAAAAATTACCAGTTTGCTGATTTCCGCAGCGGGTATATTTTTCAATTTATTGATTCTTTCTTCTGAGAGGAACCGCGAAATTGCAATTTTGCGTTCAGTGGGTGCACCAAGGCAAGTGGTTTATGCTCTTGTACTAGGGGAATCTGGTCTTGTGGGCCTGATTTCTTCCTTACTGGGATTGATAGCGGGTTTAGCCCTAGCCGTAGTCCTTACTTATGTCATTAATAGATCTTTTTTTGGTTGGACCATTGATTGGTCAACCCCTTGGTCAACGCTTCTTTGGCTTCCTTTAATGGTCATTTTTATTTCTTTATTAGCATCAATTTTACCTGCCTTTCAATTAGGCAAAGCAAACATATCGCAAAATCTAAGAGTTGAATAA
- a CDS encoding ABC transporter ATP-binding protein: MNNPIITIRNVTKYYNNGEVQTAALRKVNLEVYPGQSVALVGPSGCGKSTLLHLIAGIDSPSEGEIYVDGHPFHSLNEGKLARLRGSIIGIVFQFFNLLPTLSAIENVMLPALLQGVADSEASQRAKALLEEVGLSHRLCHYPHQLSGGEMQRVALARALIMKPKIILADEPTGNLDSETSQRVLSLIQKLVLEYHLTLLMVTHSLEVAKSTDRILNMKDGCLFC; the protein is encoded by the coding sequence ATGAATAACCCTATTATAACGATTCGAAACGTAACTAAATATTATAACAATGGAGAAGTTCAAACTGCTGCTTTGAGAAAGGTAAATCTGGAAGTATATCCTGGACAATCTGTTGCCTTGGTTGGACCCAGTGGTTGTGGGAAAAGTACCTTACTTCATCTGATTGCGGGAATAGATAGTCCATCCGAAGGAGAAATATATGTAGATGGGCATCCTTTTCATTCTTTAAATGAGGGGAAATTAGCCCGCTTAAGAGGCAGCATTATTGGCATTGTATTTCAATTTTTTAATCTGCTTCCTACTCTCTCTGCAATAGAGAATGTGATGCTCCCAGCGCTTTTGCAAGGGGTTGCCGACTCCGAAGCTTCCCAAAGAGCAAAAGCATTACTTGAAGAAGTGGGACTTTCTCATCGATTATGCCATTATCCTCATCAGCTTTCTGGAGGTGAAATGCAAAGAGTGGCTTTGGCAAGGGCGCTGATTATGAAGCCAAAGATTATATTAGCCGATGAACCTACAGGCAACCTCGATTCAGAGACAAGCCAAAGAGTGCTTTCTTTGATCCAAAAGCTCGTTTTAGAATATCATTTAACTCTTTTGATGGTTACCCATAGTCTTGAAGTGGCTAAATCAACGGACAGAATATTAAACATGAAAGATGGCTGTCTTTTCTGTTGA
- a CDS encoding CHASE2 domain-containing protein — protein MAVINNFPIETKKRLLLASILGFLWGSAVGVFFWVGLLNAVEEKIIRLEELLPTPQKANQFVLIEIDRIPVDRPWPWPRLEYSLFLRSLIPLTPQSVVMDILFTERGPRLDSFDETFRSLINRLNRVCFAGAALKTETLAHQQILFEKFLVRGDPRFLPKYGSAFWPSTDLTEGNPVGINNLGVGTNRGLRSVPLFFQLNENFVPSLSLVAATAKMDASIKKSEARLNKAFLLRNDSGQILRRIPLDAEGRMQLRFKHSRSGVIHIKYDDFLLYADQLARGIKPAFDLQLIHGKQVWLGLTDPAFTNWLDTDIGKMSPVEIRLEATRQIVQGDFLRRIPKGAAFAFLFLLAILAPRLFVRFSLLKAFLFFFILLGTILCLSVGGFILYNLVFPVASFFLLSVGIILCGLSARYWKFHVIILKSPHLERMEAVLERIEKKLLHDGTNKPD, from the coding sequence ATGGCTGTTATAAATAACTTTCCTATAGAAACTAAAAAAAGGCTACTTCTTGCCTCGATCCTAGGGTTTTTATGGGGATCAGCAGTTGGTGTTTTCTTTTGGGTGGGTTTGTTAAATGCTGTTGAAGAGAAAATAATACGTTTGGAGGAATTACTGCCTACGCCTCAAAAAGCAAACCAATTTGTATTAATTGAAATAGATAGAATTCCAGTCGACAGACCTTGGCCGTGGCCTAGGCTAGAATATTCTCTTTTTCTAAGAAGCTTAATTCCTCTTACTCCTCAGAGTGTAGTCATGGACATTCTTTTTACAGAAAGGGGTCCACGATTAGATAGTTTCGATGAAACATTCCGCTCTCTCATAAACAGGCTCAATCGTGTTTGTTTTGCAGGTGCAGCGCTTAAGACGGAAACCTTAGCTCACCAGCAGATTCTTTTTGAAAAATTTCTTGTTAGAGGCGATCCACGCTTTTTACCTAAGTATGGATCAGCTTTTTGGCCTTCAACAGATTTGACGGAAGGTAACCCAGTCGGGATTAACAATCTGGGAGTGGGAACAAATCGAGGGTTAAGATCAGTTCCTCTTTTTTTTCAACTTAACGAAAACTTTGTCCCTTCTCTTTCTTTGGTTGCAGCAACAGCCAAAATGGATGCTTCGATAAAAAAATCCGAAGCCCGTTTAAATAAAGCTTTCCTGTTGCGCAATGATAGTGGTCAAATTTTAAGAAGAATACCCCTGGATGCTGAAGGAAGAATGCAACTTAGGTTTAAGCATTCCCGCTCCGGAGTAATCCATATCAAATATGATGATTTTTTACTCTATGCAGATCAATTGGCTAGAGGAATAAAACCCGCTTTTGATCTTCAGTTGATTCATGGCAAGCAGGTATGGCTTGGTCTTACTGATCCAGCGTTTACCAATTGGCTAGATACAGATATAGGGAAAATGAGTCCCGTAGAGATTAGGTTAGAAGCTACAAGACAAATAGTTCAGGGTGATTTTCTAAGAAGAATACCCAAAGGGGCGGCGTTTGCCTTTCTTTTTTTGCTCGCTATTTTAGCCCCTCGATTATTTGTTCGGTTTTCTTTGCTCAAGGCTTTTCTTTTCTTTTTTATTTTATTGGGAACCATTTTATGCCTATCAGTCGGAGGCTTTATCTTGTATAATCTAGTTTTCCCTGTCGCTTCTTTCTTTCTGCTTTCTGTTGGTATTATCTTATGTGGGCTGTCTGCCCGATACTGGAAGTTCCATGTTATAATTTTGAAGTCTCCTCATCTAGAAAGAATGGAAGCTGTCTTAGAAAGGATTGAAAAAAAATTATTACATGATGGAACAAATAAACCTGATTAA
- a CDS encoding MotA/TolQ/ExbB proton channel family protein translates to MNALFFLSSGLVFSFEKATLATKLILFFLLGVSSISWTVLLIKLKQIQSAKKQSRKFLRKLKASTKWLALFLSREAFPGSPHHAVYVTGCKELMNIYPGTKPIAEGYPEKALLKIKISEKSLKLIQSAIEREIGNQILLLEDQMILLATAASGAPFIGLLGTVWGVMDAFGDLALSGKATLATMAPGVSGSLLSTVMGLIVAIPALFGYNFIVATLKELTIDLENFGTEVLSEIEKRFVMAESD, encoded by the coding sequence ATGAACGCTCTTTTTTTCCTATCCTCTGGACTGGTCTTTTCTTTTGAAAAAGCAACCTTGGCTACTAAACTTATTCTATTTTTCCTTTTGGGCGTTTCTTCTATAAGCTGGACAGTGCTTTTAATAAAACTCAAACAGATTCAGTCAGCCAAGAAACAGAGCAGAAAGTTCTTACGTAAACTTAAAGCTTCAACTAAATGGTTAGCGCTATTTTTAAGTAGGGAAGCCTTTCCCGGTTCACCCCATCATGCTGTTTATGTGACTGGCTGCAAGGAATTAATGAATATATATCCTGGAACAAAACCGATAGCCGAAGGATATCCTGAAAAAGCTCTCCTGAAAATCAAAATCTCAGAAAAATCATTAAAATTAATCCAATCAGCCATAGAGAGAGAAATAGGAAACCAGATACTCCTTCTTGAAGATCAAATGATTCTGCTTGCTACGGCGGCAAGCGGAGCCCCATTTATAGGGTTGTTGGGAACCGTATGGGGAGTAATGGATGCTTTTGGAGATCTTGCTCTTTCTGGAAAAGCGACCCTAGCAACGATGGCTCCAGGTGTTTCTGGTTCTCTTCTTTCAACGGTCATGGGGCTTATAGTTGCTATTCCTGCTCTTTTTGGATATAACTTTATCGTAGCAACCCTCAAGGAATTAACGATTGATTTGGAAAATTTTGGAACTGAAGTGCTCAGTGAAATAGAAAAGAGATTCGTGATGGCAGAATCTGACTAA
- a CDS encoding ExbD/TolR family protein — protein MKKFSDRWRYSGFSELNVTPMLDFAFTLLIIFLITTPLLEQNLDIALPSLESKKATSSPNPFVIQINKTGKIFFNDRLVDKKQLESILSEGIKKDPNLTVSLKMDKDLKYEEFLPFMEFLEELGIKRIGLVHVPNEK, from the coding sequence ATGAAAAAATTTTCGGATAGATGGCGTTACTCTGGGTTTTCAGAACTAAACGTTACACCGATGCTTGATTTCGCTTTTACTTTGTTAATTATTTTTCTTATTACCACTCCTCTTTTGGAACAGAATCTGGATATCGCTCTTCCTTCCCTTGAATCAAAAAAAGCAACCTCTAGCCCTAATCCTTTCGTGATCCAGATTAATAAAACGGGTAAAATTTTTTTCAATGACAGGCTTGTAGATAAAAAACAACTCGAAAGCATTCTTTCTGAAGGAATAAAAAAAGATCCGAATTTAACCGTATCCCTCAAAATGGATAAGGATTTAAAATATGAAGAATTTTTACCTTTTATGGAATTTCTTGAGGAGCTGGGAATAAAAAGAATAGGACTTGTTCATGTCCCCAATGAAAAATAA
- a CDS encoding TonB family protein translates to MSLMPTQQNRELKGRNLFWKVFLIVFSLHFILILAFFMISALKKTRKPKISSFNIVSTPLNDSSHSSSKTPLAEQPKKEAASRSSSLSPMENIQSHPSTQKSLAQKTSQKSVSVSKKEFKNNQVKAQQKHTVIPNLTEVSRKIPPEAKSHSSEEKDAHDQNSADSPEHYYALIREKLYSVWDQPVDLLGLGLYSVVEITIDDMGAIVKYRLLQSSGNEKFDQSTLLAVERLESIGQRRPWDIPKVITVKFQMEK, encoded by the coding sequence ATGTCTTTGATGCCTACACAACAAAACAGAGAATTAAAAGGTAGAAATCTTTTTTGGAAAGTCTTTTTAATTGTTTTTAGCCTCCATTTCATCCTCATTTTAGCCTTTTTTATGATCTCTGCTTTAAAAAAAACAAGAAAACCCAAAATTTCCTCTTTCAATATCGTTTCCACTCCTTTGAATGATTCATCTCATTCTTCAAGCAAAACTCCTCTCGCAGAACAACCCAAGAAGGAAGCTGCTTCAAGAAGTTCTTCTTTATCTCCCATGGAAAATATCCAATCTCATCCATCGACCCAAAAGAGTCTTGCTCAAAAAACTTCACAAAAGTCAGTCTCGGTCTCTAAAAAAGAATTCAAAAACAATCAGGTCAAAGCTCAACAGAAGCATACCGTAATTCCTAATCTGACAGAAGTGAGTCGAAAAATTCCTCCTGAAGCCAAATCCCATTCTTCCGAAGAAAAAGACGCTCATGATCAAAACAGCGCCGACTCCCCTGAACACTACTATGCCCTTATCCGTGAAAAGCTGTATTCTGTTTGGGACCAACCAGTAGACTTATTAGGCCTAGGACTTTACTCTGTTGTAGAGATAACCATTGATGATATGGGAGCAATTGTTAAATACAGGCTTCTCCAAAGTTCTGGAAACGAAAAATTTGACCAAAGTACGTTGCTTGCCGTAGAAAGGCTTGAAAGTATTGGACAACGTAGACCTTGGGATATTCCCAAAGTCATTACTGTAAAATTTCAAATGGAAAAATGA
- a CDS encoding PD40 domain-containing protein, whose product MIAVLFFVSCLLFLPSICLYGQVEVTGGKVRVFLGHFQGKDAESCRKIISKDLLQTLLIDVSSEESERYEINAHLTDKVLEGSLLDKVKKTELIHKSFSGGDLRQSSHLFSDAILETLTGIKGFSSCKIAFISSETGFKELYIMDMDGAGLARLTADKTISAHPRWSHDRSMIAYTSYKSGYPDVYIIKLAKHSRIRFSFFPGVNSGACFSPDDKSLALTLSKDGNPEIYIMDLEGGTPRQLTQNRATNTSPCWSPDGKQIVYTSDERGSIQLFVIPAEGGHPKRLITGNTYSSEPDWSADGQKIAFSARIGGQFQVGVYNLSTNQASILTTQGGEDPSWTPNSRHLVYASEGSLYLMDTVSRQTTKLNCELKNCSQPSVSP is encoded by the coding sequence ATGATAGCTGTTTTATTTTTCGTTTCTTGTCTTCTTTTTCTACCTAGCATTTGTCTTTATGGTCAAGTCGAAGTGACCGGTGGAAAAGTAAGAGTTTTTTTAGGCCATTTCCAAGGTAAAGACGCTGAAAGTTGCCGTAAAATCATTTCAAAAGACCTACTTCAAACCCTTCTTATTGATGTCAGTTCAGAAGAAAGCGAACGTTACGAGATCAACGCTCATCTTACCGATAAAGTTCTTGAAGGCAGTCTGCTCGATAAAGTCAAAAAAACCGAACTCATTCACAAAAGCTTTTCTGGAGGAGATTTGCGCCAGTCTTCACACCTTTTTTCAGATGCCATTTTAGAGACCTTAACGGGTATAAAAGGTTTTTCAAGCTGTAAAATTGCTTTCATATCTTCCGAAACGGGTTTTAAAGAGCTTTACATTATGGATATGGATGGAGCGGGTCTAGCCCGACTAACGGCTGACAAGACCATTAGTGCCCATCCTCGATGGAGCCACGATCGTTCGATGATTGCCTATACCTCCTATAAAAGTGGATACCCCGACGTTTACATCATCAAACTGGCTAAGCATTCTAGAATCCGATTTTCCTTTTTCCCTGGAGTTAATTCCGGTGCTTGCTTTTCTCCCGACGACAAAAGCTTAGCTCTTACCTTGAGCAAAGACGGAAACCCTGAAATTTATATCATGGATTTAGAGGGAGGAACTCCCCGACAACTGACACAAAATAGAGCGACCAATACTTCTCCTTGTTGGTCTCCAGACGGCAAGCAGATCGTCTATACTTCAGATGAAAGAGGTAGCATTCAACTCTTTGTTATTCCTGCTGAAGGAGGTCATCCCAAAAGATTAATTACGGGCAATACTTATAGTTCTGAGCCTGATTGGTCAGCCGATGGCCAAAAAATAGCTTTTAGTGCAAGAATAGGGGGGCAATTTCAAGTCGGCGTATACAACTTGAGCACCAATCAAGCCTCTATTCTTACCACTCAAGGAGGAGAAGACCCTTCTTGGACCCCCAACTCCAGGCACTTGGTTTATGCTTCAGAAGGTTCTCTTTATTTAATGGATACGGTGAGCAGGCAAACCACTAAACTTAACTGTGAACTTAAAAATTGCAGTCAGCCTTCCGTTTCTCCTTAA
- a CDS encoding OmpA family protein, whose product MKKKSHPLKLNALRILLFFSFTFIVISSLGCAKHPKGKEKPAPEEETLESSPLPSRGEFNPDFDVDYSPLKEEIIYFAFDSAAIPGSERGKIEKIADWMNQHPQTSILLAGHCDERGTEEYNRGLGERRAIAVREYLVGLGISPEKIHTISYGKDRPIAIGHTEADYARNRRVETGVIRK is encoded by the coding sequence ATGAAAAAGAAAAGCCACCCGTTGAAGTTAAATGCCCTGCGCATTCTTCTTTTTTTTTCCTTCACCTTTATTGTCATCAGTAGCCTTGGTTGCGCCAAACATCCCAAAGGCAAAGAAAAACCAGCACCTGAAGAGGAAACTTTAGAAAGCTCTCCATTACCGAGCAGAGGAGAATTTAATCCTGATTTTGATGTCGATTATTCGCCTTTAAAAGAAGAGATTATTTATTTTGCCTTTGACAGCGCCGCTATTCCAGGAAGTGAACGAGGAAAAATTGAAAAGATAGCCGACTGGATGAACCAACATCCTCAAACATCCATACTCCTCGCTGGCCATTGTGATGAGAGAGGGACCGAAGAATACAACCGGGGGCTTGGAGAAAGAAGAGCAATTGCTGTAAGAGAATATCTTGTAGGACTAGGTATTTCACCTGAAAAAATCCATACGATTTCATATGGGAAAGATCGTCCTATAGCCATAGGACATACAGAGGCCGATTATGCAAGAAATCGAAGAGTCGAAACCGGGGTAATTCGCAAATAA